The following nucleotide sequence is from Psychroflexus torquis ATCC 700755.
AAAGAGTATCCGCCTATAAAAGTTACAGCCGATAACGAGTTTGTAATTTGGGGTATGGTGACAACTGTAATTAAAAACGTAGAGTAATGTTTGGACTAGTCGATTGCAATAATTTCTACGCGTCTTGTGAGCGTGTGTTCAATCCCAATCTGCGCGATAAGCCTGTGGTTATTTTATCTAACAACGATGGCTGTGTTATCGCGAGAAGCAATGAAGCAAAAGCTTTGGGCATCCCGATGGGCGCTCCCACCTATAAGTTTGAAAAAATATTTAAGCAGCATAATATTCAAGTCTTCTCCTCCAATTATGCGCTTTATGGGGATATGAGTTCACGAGTGATGAACATCTTAAGCAACTTTACCCCAGATGTGGAAATTTATAGTATCGATGAGTCTTTTTTAGAATTTAGCGGTTTTGGTAATTACAATATGCAGGCCTATTGTGAAAAGATAAAATATGTGGTGGAAAAAGGAACGGGAATTCCAATAAGCATAGGCCTTGCGCCAACCAAGGCCTTGAGTAAAGTCGCCAACAGAATTGCCAAAAAATTCCCGGAACAGACCAAAGGTGTGTTTATTATGAAAGATGATGCTGCCAGAATAAAAGCTTTAAAATGGTTGAAGATAGAAGATGTATGGGGTATAGGTCGGCAGCATGCGTTACGGCTAAAAAAACATAACATTCACACCGCTTATGCCTTTTCTGAATTACCAGATGAATGGGTGAGAAAGCAAATGAGTGTGGTAGGCTTGCGCCTTAAGAACGAACTCCAAGGTCGACGGACTCTGGAGCTGGAAACGCCTGCTCATAAAAAAGCTATTGCGACTACGCGGTCTTTCGATAAGCAGTATAAAGAGTTCGACTATATCCAGGAGCGTGTGAGTAGTTTTGCCATCAAATCGGCAGAGAAACTGCGTCGACAGGGGAGTTGCTGCCAGATGATCTATGTGTTTTTAAAAACCAATAAATTCCGGCAGGATCTACCGCAGTATCAAAACAGCATAGTGGTGCAGACAGGCTATCCTACAAATTCTAGTATAGATTTAATCAAGTTTGCCGTGGAAGGACTTAAAAAAATTTATCATCCCGATTATTACTACAAAAAGGCAGGTGTGATTGTTATGGGCTTGGTTCCTGAGGACCAACGTCAGTTGGCTTTTTTTACGGCAGAGAATCCTAAACACAAGCAATTGATGCAAAAAATAGATCGGCTGAATGGTGCTTATGGGACAGGAGCGGTACGTTTTGGAAGTCAAGATTTAGGAAAGGTATGGAAAATGCGCAGAGAGCACTTGTCTCAAGCCTATACGACCAATCTAGGAAGTATTATAGAAGTGAATGTTGGTGATGAGAACAAAAGCTAACGCAAAACCTTCAGTGGTTCCTTCATCTTTGGCAAAAGGCTAGAGGTGAACATAAAAGAATTAAACTAATTGGTGAAGATGTCCAAGTGGAGCAGGTACAAAATCAACCTAAAAAACACATAGATTTCTCTATAAATTTGATATCTCGCATAGGTAGGCAACGCGCAAAAAAACCTTATCTTTGCAAACTTGAAATTTGAAGACTTAATTTTATGAAAGCAGGAATTGTAGGCTTACCCAACGTAGGAAAATCCACTTTATTTAACTCGCTGTCCAATGCGAAAGCGCAAAGCGCTAATTTTCCGTTTTGTACGATAGAACCTAATATTGGCGTGGTGAATGTTCCCGATCCTCGTCTTGAGCAACTGGAATCACTAGTCGATCCAGAACGGGTCGTACCAGCAACGGTAGAGATTGTAGATATTGCAGGTTTGGTAAAAGGCGCGAGTAAAGGCGAAGGTCTAGGCAACCAATTTTTGGGAAACATAAGAGAAACCGATGCGATTTTGCATGTGTTGCGATGTTTTGATGATGATAATATTATACACGTTGATGGGAATATAGATCCTATTCGCGATAAGGAAACCATCGATATCGAATTGCAGCTTAAAGACTTAGAGGCTGTTGATAAAAAGCTAGAAAAAACCAAGCGCGCTGCCAAAACGGGAAACAAAGAGGCACAACGAGAAATGTCCGTTCTAGAGAAATTGAAGACTGGTTTGGAAACTGGCAAGTCGGTGAGGGCTCTAGAAATTTCTGAAGAAGACCGTGAGGATATTGTAAAGCCCATGCAGCTCATTACCGATAAACCTGTGATGTATGTCTGTAATGTTGATGAAGGCTCTGCCGTGAATGGCAATGCGCACGTAGATCGTGTGATGGCATCGGTAACTGACGAAGATGCGGAAGTTTTGGTTCTTGCTGTCGGTATTGAAGCCGATATTGCAGAATTGGAAGACTATGAGGAGCGTAAGCTTTTCCTTGAAGATATTGGTCTAGAAGAAGCAGGTGCTGGAAAATTGATCCGCTCGGCTTATAGATTATTAAATCAACAAACTTATTTTACCGTTGGTAAGAAAGAAGTGAGAGCATGGACAGTAAAAGTAGGAGCAACGGCACCACAAGCGGCTGGAGTGATACACTCAGACTTTGAGCACGGCTTTATTCGAGCAGAGGTTATCAAATTTGATGATTTTGTTCACTTTGGCAGTGAAGCAAAAATAAGAGATGCTGGTAAACTTAGCGTTGAAGGTAAGGAGTACATCGTCAAGGACGGTGATATAATGAATTTTAGATTTAATGTGTAGAACACCACACCCTATAGAGCTAAAGCCCCAGTTCAAATTTTGAACTGGGGCTTTTTTGGGCTTATAAAAGGTTACACTTTCTATTTTTTTTTAGGAAGATGAAAAGATTTTAGACGAAATAATAAGCGAAATCAAATCTTCGAAATCTGAAAAGGTGATTACGAAAAGATTTATAATGAAATATTTACTTTTGAATAGCTTTTAAAACCTTCAAGGTTTGATATACGTTGTGATTAACTTAGTGAGATGATTGTTATTGAAATTTTAAACATTTCATAGCCAACATAAACTTGTTGACGCATACTTCTGAGTTATCTAACTTGATTGAGTTAACGGAATTAAGAAGAAATTGTGTCTTGTTGTATTAAATTTGCTTTAATTGAGCTTTTTTGAGTTAATTCTAAGCTATTGCTTTGTAAGAATCACATCAAAGGTTACTGATAAATCGTAAATTATGGTTGTGTCTCCAGTACCTTTTGTAAACTCGAAGGTACTGGTTACGGTACCACTTAAAACAATTTCTAGTTTATAGTAGGTGTCTGTTATCGTTTCATTTGTTGTGATAACACTTAAGTCAACGCTTTCCTGCAAACTTTCTTTTAGATTATATAACACGTTACCATCTGCAGCTAGATCAATTAAATTGTTAGTTGTAAATTGAAAACCACCAATTTGAGCAGAAACAGGTTCTGATTCATCTAGCCAAGTTCCAATAATCCATTCTGGTGGATTGATAAAGTTACTTTCATTTTGAATGGCTACATCATCATCATCATCGCTACTACAGGAAATAATAGTTAAAAACAGGATTGAAAATGTTATGAGTTTTTTCATTTCTAGAATTATTTAAATATTTATTTTATTTAAGATTTAGTTTTTTAGTCTATTGCCGAGTTAATATTACCCAGATTATAGGTTTTTGTTTTTATGAGTGCTAAAACAAATAGCTTTTTCAATAAGGTCTTATCTTACCGATTACAAGAATAATTAGCTTATTCTAGGCAACTGCCATTTTTTTTGTGTTGGATATTTTCTGCTTCAATCCTCAATTGCAGATATTAGGTTTAAATAAAAATTTGTCGCTTCTTTCTCATCTTTAAAATGAATTTGGTATTTTAATAATCCATTGATATCTTATCAATACGCCAACTATCATCAAATTTTCTAAAAAGTGCAACGCCTTTTCCTTCCTTTACAATAAATCTTTTCACGATGCTATTTACGTTAGAAAACTTCCAAATAATTTGTGCTTCTTTATATCCACTATTATCATTATCTAAAAAATTCTTACTGTTGGCAATACCCTCGATTGAAATTACTATACTTCGAACTGATGTTTTTAATGATAAACTATAATAAGAAACCTGATTAAAGTAGTTAAACCCTTTTGATGTAAGATTTCTATTTTTAATCCAGTATCCTTGATTGATTCCATCACTTATAGGACTGCTATTTATTTTCGGGTTCTAAGCAGTTTCCTGAAATTTTGCATTTTCATTAATTAATTTCACTTTAAATTATCACTTTAAGATTGTTATCACTTTTAATTTGTTTTTGACACAATTAATGTTTCAGATTAATTCATAAAAAATAGCTACGTATTCTACTATCTATTTTAAATTCCACGATATATTTATTTAAAAATTCAAGATTAGTTTACATATTATGTAGCTTTAGTTTAAAAGCATGCCATATACCTAGTTTTTGCAGGTTGATATTTATGATAATTCAGGATTATTTTTATTTCCTGTTGCAGCAGCCATCATCGCCATATTTTGAGCTTGACTTTCTTCCTTTTCTTTTTTATCAATATCTTCAATTTGCAAAGAAATTTTTAAATTATGACTGCTAATTTTTGATGGAATATGAAATAAATCAATTATTGCCCAGATACCAAATCCTCCAAAAGTTACCCAATATAGTATCTGTAATCCCCATTTTCCTAAATAGGCGTAGTGACATCCTAGAAATATCCAACATAAATAAGCTGTTCCTGTCGATTTCATTTTTGACATTAAATAATGTTTGTTCATAATAATTGTTTTTGAGTTTAATTAAATTTCTTACAATGCTTTTACCTTTTCTAAATTCTATCTATATATTTTCATTTATCCATTAAAAAAAGCATAAAAAAACATAACGAGCATTGCAATAGTGGTAAGTAAATGTTTTCTAGTGAAAATCTACTAATTGGGATGTTAATCCTAATGTTAATAAAAACAACTTAACTCAAATTTGTGGTAACTAAATATTTTTTAAAATTTGAAACAAAATATAGCTTCTTAAAAAACATCAATCCAATGGGCAAAAAATAATTGATTTTTAAGGTTATTATTTTATAAGAGGAACTAAAATTTATTAGTAGAATGAAAGCCCAATAAGCTCTTCACTTGTATATAAATATGCAGCAATTGCTTTTTTGTTTTTACGGCCGTTTACGTCACATATTATTTCGTCACTAACAATATCTCCCTTGAAGATACATTCTCCTATTTTCCCTGTGATTTTGAACTTCCCATCTTCTACTAATAAGTTATCTGATGACATTAAAAGGAATTTCATTTTCTTCGCATTAATAAATTGCTCTGGTTTTTTAAATACAATTTTATCTAATTTGCCTTTTTTAGTTATTTCTAACCGCACAAAATTAATTTGTATAGGTTCGTATTTAAAAACAATTCTTACTACTGCTTTTCTAAAGTCTTTTAGTGCTTCATTAAAAGACTCAGCTTCACTCATGTTATTTTTGTAAGTATTGCTTTTTGAATTTAGATTTAAAGGATAATCAAAAGAATATGGACTTGGTTGGTTGTATGTATGTGCCTTTAACTTTACCGACTACTGATATTGAAAATTGATATCCAGTTTATTTAAAGACTAAATCTACATTAGATATTAAAAGCAAATAGTTTGCTTTCATTTTGACTGGCTTCATCATCATCGCTACTACGGGAAATAATAGTTAAAAACAGGATCGAAAGTGTTATGAGTCTTTTCATTTCTAAAACTATTAAAATATTCGTTTTATTTAAGATTTAGTTTTTTAGTCTATTCCTCAGCTAATATTACCCTGATTATAGGTTTTTGTTTTTATGAGTGCTAAAACAAATAGCTTTTTCAATAAGGTCTTATCTTACCGATTACAAGAATAATTAGCTTATTCTAGGCAACTACCATTTTTTTAGTGTTGGATATCTTATTTATTTCCCTGCACCAAATACCAATCCACCCAGGAGTCTAATTGTTGCACTGAATTTGGACGAAGTATGATCTCTCTTTTGTCATCCAATAAATAGATAGTTGGAGTGGCAAATACATGGTAATTTTTCACAATAGAACCTTTCCATTTTTTATAATCACAGATGCTGATAAATGGAAAAACTTTGGCAAAATTTTTAAATATTTTCTCGTCTTCGTCTAATGACACAAAGACCACTTCAACGCCTTGTGCTTTCCATTTTGCATACGATTTTGCTATTTTCGGAAGTTCTTCCACGCATTTGGGGCACCAACTGGCTCCAAATACCACCGCCACGTATTTACTTTTGAGATCTGACAATTTTTTGGGCAAAGCATCTTTATTGTAACCTGGAGCCACAAGGTCTCCGCTTAACTGAATATTAGGTGCCATATTTCCTATTTTCATGGCACGGTAGCTCTCTAGCTGCATGGCAAGGTTATCATCAATGGTGCAGTTTACTTCATTCAATACCTTTATTGCTAAGTATTCCGATGATGTAAACAGGCTGCGTTCCTCCAGCAGTTTAAATAAATACTCTGTAATTCCATTCAGCTTTTGATCATCTGATAAAAGGTTCTTTATCAAATGATCAATAGATTTATTCATTGCAATATAAACTGAATCTAAAGAACGACTGCTGCTTTCTATGAGCCAGAAATGGCTTTTGATGGTTTCTTTGAGCAATCCACTTTTATATAAACGGTCGTCTGTATAATCCAACTCTCGGAATGCTGTAATGGTTTGGGGTATTTCTTTTGTGCGATATTGGGCAATAGTAGACACCGAACTCACCAATTTGCGAAGGGGCAAATAATAACTTACGTAAGAACCTTCGGGTAAACCTGCCAAAAACAAACGGTCTTCACTTATAATGCGTTGTTTTTCATTTGTTATTGCCTGTTTGGTAACCTTATGAACGACAAAAAGCGAATCTTTTCTGTAAATTTTTGAGAGGTAATCCCATGCACTCAAAGTTTGTTCTCTTCGTGGATGTTCTAAGGCGTATTGCTCAAACAGTTTATTTTCGTCACTCTCAACTATTTCAATGCTCTCAGCAAAAGCAAAACTTTCTCCTTTTACCTTTAAACCTTTACCTTTCTCCTTTTTTCCTGATAAAATTACAACAAAGCTTTTATTGTCTTCTGACGAAAGATAAGCCATGCCAAAGTCGGTAGTGCCGAAAGACAACTGAAATTGTCCTTTTCCATTGGCTTGAATGCTGTCAATAAGATAAGTGTCAAAACCCTCAAAACCTACAAGTTTAATTTGTTGCCTGGCAAGGCCAGGAAATGTGCCTGTAATACTGTTTTGTGAATATGCATAAATACAAGTAAACAATAAAATAATAAAAGGTA
It contains:
- a CDS encoding TM2 domain-containing protein gives rise to the protein MNKHYLMSKMKSTGTAYLCWIFLGCHYAYLGKWGLQILYWVTFGGFGIWAIIDLFHIPSKISSHNLKISLQIEDIDKKEKEESQAQNMAMMAAATGNKNNPELS
- a CDS encoding Y-family DNA polymerase gives rise to the protein MFGLVDCNNFYASCERVFNPNLRDKPVVILSNNDGCVIARSNEAKALGIPMGAPTYKFEKIFKQHNIQVFSSNYALYGDMSSRVMNILSNFTPDVEIYSIDESFLEFSGFGNYNMQAYCEKIKYVVEKGTGIPISIGLAPTKALSKVANRIAKKFPEQTKGVFIMKDDAARIKALKWLKIEDVWGIGRQHALRLKKHNIHTAYAFSELPDEWVRKQMSVVGLRLKNELQGRRTLELETPAHKKAIATTRSFDKQYKEFDYIQERVSSFAIKSAEKLRRQGSCCQMIYVFLKTNKFRQDLPQYQNSIVVQTGYPTNSSIDLIKFAVEGLKKIYHPDYYYKKAGVIVMGLVPEDQRQLAFFTAENPKHKQLMQKIDRLNGAYGTGAVRFGSQDLGKVWKMRREHLSQAYTTNLGSIIEVNVGDENKS
- the ychF gene encoding redox-regulated ATPase YchF translates to MKAGIVGLPNVGKSTLFNSLSNAKAQSANFPFCTIEPNIGVVNVPDPRLEQLESLVDPERVVPATVEIVDIAGLVKGASKGEGLGNQFLGNIRETDAILHVLRCFDDDNIIHVDGNIDPIRDKETIDIELQLKDLEAVDKKLEKTKRAAKTGNKEAQREMSVLEKLKTGLETGKSVRALEISEEDREDIVKPMQLITDKPVMYVCNVDEGSAVNGNAHVDRVMASVTDEDAEVLVLAVGIEADIAELEDYEERKLFLEDIGLEEAGAGKLIRSAYRLLNQQTYFTVGKKEVRAWTVKVGATAPQAAGVIHSDFEHGFIRAEVIKFDDFVHFGSEAKIRDAGKLSVEGKEYIVKDGDIMNFRFNV
- a CDS encoding peroxiredoxin family protein yields the protein MKKILPFIILLFTCIYAYSQNSITGTFPGLARQQIKLVGFEGFDTYLIDSIQANGKGQFQLSFGTTDFGMAYLSSEDNKSFVVILSGKKEKGKGLKVKGESFAFAESIEIVESDENKLFEQYALEHPRREQTLSAWDYLSKIYRKDSLFVVHKVTKQAITNEKQRIISEDRLFLAGLPEGSYVSYYLPLRKLVSSVSTIAQYRTKEIPQTITAFRELDYTDDRLYKSGLLKETIKSHFWLIESSSRSLDSVYIAMNKSIDHLIKNLLSDDQKLNGITEYLFKLLEERSLFTSSEYLAIKVLNEVNCTIDDNLAMQLESYRAMKIGNMAPNIQLSGDLVAPGYNKDALPKKLSDLKSKYVAVVFGASWCPKCVEELPKIAKSYAKWKAQGVEVVFVSLDEDEKIFKNFAKVFPFISICDYKKWKGSIVKNYHVFATPTIYLLDDKREIILRPNSVQQLDSWVDWYLVQGNK